From the Lampris incognitus isolate fLamInc1 chromosome 6, fLamInc1.hap2, whole genome shotgun sequence genome, one window contains:
- the LOC130114504 gene encoding THAP domain-containing protein 2-like — protein sequence MPQACAAFGCLNRRNVKNRQRGITFHKFPKNPGLRNAWAIALGPAVRRKDYEPTDATFLCSCHFNADDFDRTGQTVYVKECVIPSVFASFPDDLKKLPNKARSTRTSTQAGESSDDPVSESPDPQNSSTSVSDHHYALDPDQVKYKLAEAEVRVEELQRQLRNAEDRERRQKQNVLLANDCDTASSPFEDVVCSVILDHSYLPTHFGVKEVKELKTSINKRNKEIDERFELLEQRIDDLEQYSRADDLIISGLATKHRSYARAAATTTDHFGEDFAPFEELRTLEQ from the exons ATGCCTCAGGCGTGTGCTGCGTTTGGCTGTTTGAACAGAAGAAACGTTAAAAACAGGCAACGCGGGATAACTTTTCACAAGT TTCCCAAAAATCCTGGACTAAGGAACGCTTGGGCCATAGCT CTTGGGCCAGCAGTTAGACGGAAGGATTATGAGCCTACAGATGCTACATTTCTCTGCAGCTGTCATTTCAATGCAGATGATTTTGACAGAACTGGGCAAACTGTGTATGTGAAGGAATGTGTGATCCCTTCAGTTTTTGCATCCTTTCCTGACGATCTGAAAAAATTA CCCAATAAAGCCAGATCAACTAGGACATCAACACAAGCTGGTGAGTCAAGTGATGATCCTGTGTCTGAATCTCCTGACCCGCAGAACTCCTCAACCTCAGTAAGT GATCATCATTATGCCCTTGACCCTGACCAAGTTAAATATAAGTTAGCTGAGGCTGAAGTGAGAGTCGAGGAGCTGCAGAGGCAGTTGAGAAACGCCGAGGATCGTGAAAGGAGACAGAAACAAAATGTAT TGCTGGCTAATGACTGTGACACGGCCTCCTCTCCATTTGAGGACGTGGTCTGTAGTGTCATCCTGGACCACAGTTACCTGCCAACTCACTTCGGAG TGAAAGAGGTTAAAGAGCTGAAGACTTCAATCAACAAGCGAAACAAGGAGATTGACGAGAGGTTTGAACTACTGGAACAAAGGATTGACGACTTGGAGCAGTACTCCCGTGCTGATGACCTTATCATCAGTGGGTTGGCTACTAAACATCGCAGCTATGCCAGGGCTGCAGCCACAACTACTGATCATTTTGGGGAGGACTTCGCACCATTTGAGGAGCTGCGCACTCTAGAGCAATAA